gaggtaagctgagtcattcaaagaaaacaaagtctatTCTGGTTACACCAACATGgtactttttcccttcttttttttcattctgcacCAGAGAAGTTGACCCTCTGAGAAGTAATGATTGGATAATgcaggtaatataaaaacaatatcaataaaaataatttcaacatAAAGatatccattaaaaaaatctaatacggTACATGCTTCATGTTACTTCctccagacaaaaaaaaaaaaggaaatcaaagaaaaaaagactccAGTGTGCAGGAGTGGCAGGCAGCCCCTGATACTGAAGGAATTCTATGCCTATGTGTTTCCTTATCAAAATAATTCAAGACTGATGTACGGAAAGGGGGGGCTCTGATTAAAGTTCTCAGCataagcagttttccttgaagttTTGCCTCTCAGAAAGCAGAAGTGTTAGGGTGGTGTTTTATGTAATATCAATATTTTCAATAAACTTTTAACAACTTTTAACAAGTATCAGGGTGTGGTACTACTGCGATAGTAATTTTCcagctttgatttccttttattactttttattatttgggGGAAATCAGGGCCATTTCTCCTAGTTAGGAGGTTGCTAAGCTAGCTGAAATCTGTCCCTCGGGATGTGGAAAATTCAGCTAAAGCTTCACACATTCCTCAGATAAGAGACAAAAAGGGAGACCAGGTAATCTAACTTGAGGAATGATTCATCTGACACATACTCTGTAGGCATGTAAATCTCCCCTCTCAATTAGCCCTTTGTGAAccctctaaatgtagtttaatctgtaatctgacttagtttacctaaaGAGTCTGCTTAACTAGGGGACCTTAGGGGACACAAAATGATGGCTATTTAACTaaatttgttcaacttttatgacattgaaggaagcATGGGATTATGAATCTGTCTTTTTCAACTTTTATAGCCTAAAAGAATGTACAAGAttgcaatatataaaataattatttctttcattctgatATAATTTTGTCTCTAAGGAGTCTTGTTAGAATCCTAATCTTTgttcaggttttctttttttcctgaagccTAAACCTTTGCTTAAACATAATAAAACTTAGGATGTAACCTCTCTAATTTCTGTGCTGTAACAGATGTATTTCAGTAGCAGTTACGTACCATACGGAACTCGAAAAGGAGATTTTTCTCCCATAACACTAACAGTCCTTGAATTTCAGTTCTCTGGCACTATGGCCCCTGGTAGGTGCCTCTACTTTACCTTGCCCCAAGCCAGGCCCAGCCATTTCCAAACCATACCACATGAACTGTGGTCCTCCTGCCCCTGGGACCCTTGTCTTTGAAGGATGAGTTTCACCTTATCCTGCCTATAATTAGACTTGCACGTAACATGTGGTCATTCATTTCCAAACTATACAGCTCCCTTGTACCTTTTGTATCTTTCCTTATTAGAACCCAAGTTCCCTTAAGAGTAGGAATGCTCTTGTTTGTTTGTGTAACACCAGGGCttagcttagcacagtatctggcagaGAGTAATTAAGAAatggtttttttcattcattcattcattcattcattcattcattcagatttAGAATGAGACCAACTCAGTAAACTTTTTCACAAGCTAGTCTAGGAACTAAAACACTTTGCCTGTGAACTGGCTTCTCTGGGAAAATATATTTGCAATTCCAGAAAACTAACTTTTATACACTTTCACAACACAAGCTATTAATAAACTAGAGATATACTTGGAgacaggaacatctgagttcaaatctggcctcagacactagctgtgtgatcctggacaaatcatttaacctctatttgcctcatctgtaaaatgcggataataacagtgtctatctcacagggttgttgtaaggatcaaataagataatatttgcaaaagcaCTTGGTACATGTGTGcagtaagagctatataaatccttattctcttctcttccccacaggcaaaatgggaaaaatggggTTGAGATAGCActccaagacacacacacacacacacacacacacacacacacggaataGAAACCTAATAAAAACAGCGACACAGTTTTGTACAtgttaaatatttaagaaatatacAGTGATTGCTACTCTACCTGAACCTGGTTCCCAAGGGGCCCCAGCTAGCAAAGATGGCTACAGGCTACAAACTCCAGGACCAGGATGGGGGCTATATCCATGGCCGAAGGGGGAGGGAGTAGAATACATAGTTGGGGATCAACCCTTCTTCTACTACAGCTCCTACTGCATCAGACATACATGAAATAAGGgacatagagcactgggctggaatcaggaaaactcatgttcatgagttcaaatcctaactcagacatttattatctaTGGGACCCTTGGCaattcatttaatcctgtttgcctcagcttcctcatctgtaaaatgagctggaaaaggaaatggcaaaaccactccagtatctttgccaagaaaaccccaaatggaatcaatAAAAGTcaaacaagactgaaatgactaaatgacacCAACAAACCTTGAAAAAGACCTGAAGTTTGTTTGTAGAAGTCAGCATCAAAAAGATTACAGCTTGCGAGTTATTATGAAGTAGCAGAAGCAGGATTATCCGAGATCAGACAAATCTTTAACATAAGATAGGGAGAGGTGCGTGACTCATTGTCTCCTTATATTCCTGCGTGTAAAGAGGGAGCATTTCCAGTCCCTCCTTCATGTATTCCTAGGTGTTTGGATGCAGTTTTCTGTGTTGTGGCTGTTTCTCCTGTATGAAATCTGGATGAACTCAAAATTCACTCTATCTTGCTGGAACaaattcaagttttaaaaatagacattaaaGAAAAACTGACTGTACTAAGTCGTCAAAACGCAACATAAGAGAATTTTGCTCTAATAGTCCATGCTATAAACTCCATACAATAATGTGTTAAAGTTAGCACTAAAACACTTTCCAAGCACCATATCTGTCCTTATGGTTCCCCATAATAAAGAGTATTCACTTCAAGTTGAAAGACAGGTATAACAGTAAACTAATTTACACTAAGACGGGATTATATTTAGTCTACATTTAGAGAAAGATTCCAACTTTAGGCACCAATATCTGAGGAGAGTACATATAGTATTCATTTGGCATGGTATAAAAGTAACACCAAACTTGGGGTCAGACGCCTAGATTAAAATTCCAAATCTGTGACCTTAAGTCCACTTCCCTCTGATCCTTAGTTTTCtcacaaataaaataagaaaattaaagtaaataatcttccaactctaaaattccatgatccGATAACTCTAGAGTTGGGAGAACAAGAAAAAACATGAGGATAGGAGAGATCACCAAAGAATGCTTGATAAGAAAAAGTTTGATTCATTACAATATATAGATAAGTAGTATTGTCATAAAAATACTAGAGAGGATGTTATGGCTTTCCCCGCCTTCTTTAGAAGGCGGAATTGGTCCTCAGCCTCTTCTCTTCTGCGGTGGCTCTGAGGTCAAAATGAAGTTCAATCCTTTTGTGACCTCTGACCGAAGCAAGAACCGCAAGAGGCATTTCAATGCCCCCTCCCACATACGGAGGAAAATCATGTCTTCCCCTCTGTCAAAGGAGCTGAGACAGAAGTACAACGTCCGCTCCATGCCCATCCGGAAGGACGATGAAGTCCAGGTGGTTCGAGGACACTACAAAGGTCAGCAAATTGGCAAGGTGGTCCAGGTTTACCAAAAGAAATACGTGATCTACATTGAGCGTGTGCAGCGGGAGAAGGCTAATGGTACCACTGTCCATGTGGGCATTCATCCCAGCAAGGTGGTAATCACAAGGCTAAAGCTCGACAAAGATCGCAAAAAGATCCTTGAGCGAAAAGCCAAATCTCGCcaagtaggaaaggaaaaggggaaatatAAGGAAGAAACTATTGAGAAAATGCAAGAGTAAAAATTACATGGCTGTAATTAAATttctagaatgaaaaaaaaaaatactagagaggggaaaaaaagcaaaccaaatcTCTTAGAGTAAGTAATGAATAACAGTATATTCCTTGCCTTTGTCCTTGGTCCACTAAGTCATGGGAGCAGACTGTACACATCCAACCGGCCAAATGTAGCTAAACCTCCAAAGATCATATTCGCTCCCCATACCAAGAAACAAGAAAGCTCAGGACACCAGATAAAGAAGTGATGAATcctgaagaaagaagaagatggGGATAAAGCTCTGATTTCTGTGGCTATTCTCACTTCTGCTCATCTCCATCTTGGCCAATAACTACTGGTGTGACTTTAagtaagtcacttctctctagggctcagtttcctcacctgaaaaatgagaaggctgaACTAAATTATCTAACTTCCCTATAAgctcaaattatattattttaacaTACCCTTTCTAGTCAAGAGCCAACAGAGTAAtgaacaacagaaaaagagatcAGATATATGACTGAAAATGTGTTCAAAATCAGAAGACTCCTAGTC
This region of Trichosurus vulpecula isolate mTriVul1 chromosome 3, mTriVul1.pri, whole genome shotgun sequence genomic DNA includes:
- the LOC118841764 gene encoding 60S ribosomal protein L26-like, which encodes MKFNPFVTSDRSKNRKRHFNAPSHIRRKIMSSPLSKELRQKYNVRSMPIRKDDEVQVVRGHYKGQQIGKVVQVYQKKYVIYIERVQREKANGTTVHVGIHPSKVVITRLKLDKDRKKILERKAKSRQVGKEKGKYKEETIEKMQE